TTGCGGTCATAGTTGTGTATGTACTAGTAACATTTGCAACTTTCAAGTCTGTTAATGTTGATGTGATTGCAACTAAGGGGGATGATGCGATTCCATACTTAGTAACATCAGCCTTTGGTCAAATAGGCGGGAAAATTCTTTCAATTGGGATTATTATTTCAATTGCTGGGGCAATGAACGGTAAGTTAATGTCATTCCCACGGTTAATGTTTGCGATGGCGCGTGACCACGAATTGCCTTTCCACAAGCAATTGGGTTACTTGAATATGAAGTCGCAAGCCCCAACGCACGCTACGTTGGCAACCATGGGAATTGCACTATTTATGATTGTTTTCTCAAATGCCGACTGGTTATCAGCCAAAGCAATTTTCATCGTGTATGTTTTCTACGTGATGATTTTCGTGGGTATCTTCCTATTACGGAAACGTGAAGGCGTGGATAAAAGTAAGTTTACGGTGCCGTTGTATCCCCTGACACCAATTGTGGCAATTGTTGGTGCGGTCTTCGTGTTATATAACGAAGTGATTACCGATGTCGAAGGTGTCCTACTTTCATTAGGATTCGTCTTGCTGGGTGTGCCAGTGTATTACTGGAAAAAGCGGCAACAAAAGCGCGATGGTTTCGTGCGTGAAATTCGTAATCTTGAAGATGATGAAGAAGAAGCTGTTACAGAATAACGATATATTAAAAATCCCGATTTCTACCTTACTATGATAAGGAGAAATCGGGATTTTTTTTTGCAAGTGGATAGCCTGGGGATAAGTGGATTTGTGGATAAAAATAGCGCTAGAGGTTTTCCACAAGTGGATAACTCATAACGTTACTATTGGTTCTATTTTTTCATGCTACTGTGCTCTGTGGTTGGTAACTGTCTTTCGCTAGTTTGAGTATTATTCCTAACTAACGGAGTGTCGGTAAATTACTTGGCGGTCGCAGACTTTACACCGCGACTGGGGTGATATGTGTGTAACACATGTCGCCGCTGAGGATGAGATGAGGACTCTTGGGGATTTATTCCCCTAGGGTCCCAGCTTATCCGAGTTGTTCAAGACCGCACTTTGGCTTGAACATGAGCTTCCAGCGTGGTGCGCCAAGTAATTTACTGACACGTAGTGACCAAGTTTATTCAATCCCACGTCAGACGTAATAAAGCAACACTATTTCACTAAATAGACGCGTTCATCAATCAAATCAAAGGTGTGGTAATGGGCATTGAGTTCGGGGATTTCCTCGAGCGAAGCGGTTTGCCAGAATTCCTTTGAATCGGTTGCCCCGTTTTTTTCGCCAATAACGATGAAAGTAGCCGCGGGATACTGATTACGAATGGTGTTTAGTACATCCACATCGATGGTCACGCCATCTGGTGACCATGACATAATGATGTAAGTGACCGTTGCCCCGTATTTTTCAAGGGCTGCAAGGGCATCTAACGCTTCGATGTGCGTGACAGGCTGTGCACCAGTCGCGTTTTCTTGCTTCCAGCTAGTATCATCGGTCGCATAGACAACTTGTTTGGGATTGCGCGCGCGTAGTCCAGCCGAGATATAACCGTTACCTGCCATTAGTTCCAAGACGCTGCCACCAGCGGTATAAGTGCTTAAATCGCCTAAGAAGCTTGAATTGGTGTACGCCCACATGCCATAAGTTGTGGATAAGTAATCACGGAAGTCCCGTAATAATTTATCGAGCTTTGGTAAACCACTTGAGAGCTTATCCCATTCAAGATCACCTTGAGCATCCCCAGCAGGATAAATTGCGGCCAGCTTGGTGAAGATGGTATTTTGAATATCATCTGGTAATAGTAAAGGTGGTAATGGTTGTGGCGCCATTTTCTGACTGATTAAACGATCTGCTTGGAGCGCATTGTTAATCAGTAATTTAATTTGTGGGTAGTCGCTATACAAATCCGCAAAATATTGGAGTTGTTCAATGTAGGGTTTCACCACGCTTTGTTTAACTTGTTTTTTTAATTTCTTGAGTTGTTTTGGATTCATTAATTATGACCTATTATGAGAACAAATCGAGTTCTTCTTGGTGATCGATTGGAATAATGGCATCGCGGCCAGCTTTTCCGTGGACATAGCCATCGATTAGTTGGAAAATTTCATAGCGATCTTGATTATCAAGTGGTTCGTGGTTAAAAGTTAACCGACTACCTGATAAGAAGAGCATCGCAATATCAATTTCCTCGTGATCGATTTTACCAACTAGATAGTCTAGTGAAACGTTAAAGTATTCAGCTAACTTACGGACTTCAATATAGGAAGGAGTTCGGATACCACGTTCCCAGTTACCAATCTGCGATGAGGTATTAGGCTTTTCGTCTGAAGTAAGCTGTTCATTTAAAGCCTCGGCAAGGACTTCTAAAGTAATATGCCGTCCACGGCGCAAGGCGCGTAGTCGTTCTGGGAACATAGTGAACCTCCTAATGATTGTTGGTTATTTTACAAATTGCTCAGTGACATCTAAGAAGTCTTGGACGTCCTTAGCGACTAAGTCAGCACCAGCTTGCCAGAAATCTGGCTTGGTTAAGTCAACGCCGAGGTGCTTTTGGGCAAGGTCTTCGGTTGACATGTTGGCAGTATCTCGAAGCAAGGCGATGTATTGATCTTCAAAGTTTTCGGTCTTTTGTGCCTGAGCATAAATTCCTAAACTAAATAAGAACCCGAATGTGTAAGGGAAGTTATAGAAAGGTACATCATCAATGTAGAAGTGCAATTTACTTGCCCAGAAGTGTGGGTGCAATTTGTCGAGCGCGCCATCAAAGGCTTCTTCTTGGGCTTCGGTCATTAATTGATTTAATTCAGCTGGGGTGACCAGCTTTTGTTGGCGTAATTTGTAGAATTTATTTTCAAACAAGTAACGCGCATGAATATTCATCATCATTGCGACGGGGTTGTTTAGCTTGGCGTCTAACAAAGTAACGCGTTCAGCATCTGAAGTTGCGGCTTGCAGTTTAGCATCATTTACCACGAGTTCGGCAAATGTTGATGCAGTTTCGGCGACGTTCATCGCATAGCCACCACGCCAAAATGGTAAGTCAGTTAAGACTGAAGTGTGGAATGAGTGACCAAGTTCATGGGCAATCGTTGAGGCATCATTTGGCGAACCAGTGAACGTTAAGAAAATCCGTGATTCGCCAAGTTCAGGGACCGCTTCCATATAACCACCGGGTTGTTTTCCGGGGCGGTTTTCTGATTCAATCCAGTTGTTTTCAAAGGCCCGCTTAGCTAAAGCGGCCATTTTAGGTGAGAATTTGGCGAAATTAGCCATGATGAATTCAGCGGCATCGTCGTAGCTCAAGTCCTTAGCTTCAAAGTCACCAGCATGGATGGGCGCGTAAATATCTTGGAATCCGAGCGCTTCTTTACCCATGAGTTGGGCTTTCCGTACGAAATATTTTTTCAACATTTCTTTGTTCTTAGAAACAGTATCCCACATCGCGTCCAACGTTGCTTGGCTCATCCGGTTTAAGTGTAATGGTAATTTCAAGTAGTCTTTAGTGCCGTGAGCTTTGTAGTTAGTCAAACGGAAGCCAGCAAGGTGGTTCAATGTATCGCCCACTAAGCCTTCCGCATCGCCCCACATTTTTTCGTAACCGGCGAGTAAGTTTTCACGAACTTTGGCATCGGGATAACCTTCTAAGTGGTTTAACGCTTGCCCAGCTGAAATGGTTGTCGTAACCCCATTTTCATCAGTGAAAGGCATACTTAAGCCAGCAGCAATTGTGTCATAGTGGGAACTCCAAGCTGAGTAACCATCAAGTTCGAGTTGCGTAATCAAGTTTTCAGTGGCGTCATCGAGGAGTTCACCGGCTTCTTGGCGCATTTCGTTCAAGTTGAAAACAATTTCCTTTAACGCTGGAATCGCAATAATGGCCGCCCAATTGGTGGCGTCGATGTTGGCTAGCAGCTTTTTGAATTTTGCTGAAGGATCAGCGTATTGCGCTTTTAAGTTATCGACTTCGGCATTTTTAGCGGTTAAATTTGTGTTTGAGAAATCATCAGAAATCAACGCACTCACGAAGACTGATACTTGTAATAAGCCGGCTTCGATAGTTTGGGCTTCGTTAGTTAACGCAACGAAGGTGGCAAATGCTGGTGCGTCAGCTGTGACATCAAAATTTTGAATGGTTGTGCTAAAATCTTGAATTTGCAGCGCAATTAAGCTCATTTTATCTGCAAGTTGGGGTGAATCAACACCGCCAGGGAAAATGCTGTCAAGATCCCAGTTTTGTGAGTAGGTCATGTATGGTTCCTCCATCGTATATATAAGTATTATTATAACATTTTAATATTATTAAGGCTTGGGAAAACATGGCGCTAATAAACGAATAGTGGTAGAATTATCCATTATATTGTTAATGGTGTTAATTAGTTAGCGTGCATGGATTTAATAATTAGTAGCTTTGATAGTTTACAGGGAAGGCTACTACCACTGCGTACCGGTAAATCACTTGGTGCACCACGGAATTAGCAGCAATTAAATAACAAAAACATAGAAATTATTGAAGTGAGGATAGAGATTGTGGCTAAGGGAAAAAAGAAGATGCGCACTGGTAAAAAGGTTTGTATTTGGATAGCAAGTATTGTTGGTGTTTTGGTCGTTATTTTATTTGCGGCGGGGATGTATTTCTTCCATGTGGCTGAAGTCCGGGCACCAAAGTCATTTATTAATAGTACGCCAATGGCTAAGTCTAACCCTGCCTATGCGTATCGGGAATCATTTTCAAAACTTAAGAAGCAAACTTGGTACCAAACGACACCAGGTGGTTTGAAGTTGGATGCTTGGTATGTGCCAGCTGCTAAGACGACGAATAAAACGGCCGTGATTGCTCATGGATTTGACGGAAATAAGGAAAAGATGGCCGAATACGGGGAAATGTTCCACCGTCTCGGTTACAACGTCTTAATCCCAGATGATCGGGCTGCCGGTGCTTCGCAAGGTAACTTGATTGGCTATGGCTGGACTGACCGTAAAGATTACGTTCGCTGGATTAACCAAGTTATCCAAAAGAATGGAGATTCGAATATTATTATGTTTGGGGTCTCAATGGGTGGGGCAACCACGATGATGACGTCTGGTGAAAAGCTGCCAAGTAACGTGAAAGCGTTCATTGAAGATTGTGGTTACGACAACGTCTACAACGAAACGGCGTACCAAGCTGGGGAATTATACAACTTACCTGGGTTCCCATTGGTAAACATTGTATCCGCAATTTCAAAGGTGCGCGCTGGGTACAGTTACTTTGAAGCTAGTTCCGTTAAGCAATTACACAAAAATAAGCGCCCAATGTTCTTTATTCATGGGGCAAAAGATGATTTTGTGCCAACTAAGATGGTTTACAAAAACTACGCTGCCACTAAGGGACCTAAGGAATTATGGATTGTGAAGGGTGCAAAACACGCGAAGTCATTTGAAACTAATCCCGCGGTTTACCAAGCCAAAGTAGCTACCTTCTTGGCAAAGTACGATAAATAAGTGCTGACAAATTTAAATGTAGTAAGTGAATAACGTGAAGCTCGGCAGATAATTAAAATCTGCCGAGCTTTTTCACAGTTTAGGCAAAATTGTTCATTAGAATAGCAAAAGGTGAAATTCACGGGACTAGCAAAATTGCTGTCAATTGAGAATTTTAGGAAGTGATGGAGGAGTAAATACTTGGCGCAGACAGAAAAAAATGTTCCGAAAGTTAAAGTCCCACGGCAAGTTATCTTAGCCATCGTCGCAACCGGCATCATGTCGTTTGCGGGAATTATGAGTGGCACATCAATGAATGTGACTTTTCCGACAATTATGGAAGAGTTTCAGATCAATATTGCCACGGTGCAATGGGTGACGACCGCTTATTTATTAGCCGTGTCACTAATTATGACGACTTCGGCATATTTCAAAGCCATTTTAGCGCCGCGAAAAATATTCATTATGGGATTTATTGCTTTTCTGCTGGGGGTTTGCACCTCAGCATTGGCGCCAACGTTTGCTATTTTATTGGTTGGACGGATTATTGCAGGTGTCGGAACTGGGTTATTAATGCCGTTGATGTTCAATATTATTTTGACGGGTGTGCCACTAAGCCGGATTGGAACATTTATGGGGATTGGCTCAATGATTCTGCAGATGGCACCGGCATTTGGTCCGACCGTTAGTGGAACCATGACATATTATGCTAATTGGCGCTATATCTTCTGGGTATTAATTCCAGTTGCTTTGATTGCTTTTGTCATTGGCTTACGCAACATTGCGACTACGCAGCCTAAAATTGCTAAGCCAGTCCAGTTCGATTTCTTACGTTTTGGGCTACTAGGTGGAACGTACTTCGCTTTGTTGTATGGTCTCGCTTCAATTGGTGAATATGGTGGGATTGGGATCCAATTTATTGTGCCACTCCTGATTGCAATTGGTTTAATGACGATATTTATTAAGCGCTCGCAAGTGGCAACGAAGATGTTTTTGAATGTACAAGTATTTAAGCATAAGGCTTTTATTTACAGCCTTTTGATTTATATGGTCATTCAGTTTTCTAATCTGGGCCTAAATTTCATGCTACCAAACTTTGGTATTATCGCTTTAGGGATGTCAGTATTATTTGCAGGCTTAATGTTATTGCCGGGGAGTTTGATTGGTGCCTTGGTTGCGCCAGCTTTTGGACGGATGTTAGATACACTTGGTGCACGTAAGCCACTCTATCTAGGTAATGGGATTTTTACAGTGACCTTCGCCTTGTTTGTGTTATTGGGTAATTATATGTCTGCTGGGGTAATTACAATCTTGTATCTCATGTTTACGTTGGGACGTAGTATGATATTTGGTAATTCAATGGCCAATGGCTTGCGCCAATTACCAGCAGAAATCCGACCAGACGGCAATGCAATTTTTAATACCGCACAGCAAATTGCCGGTGCACTGGGTACAACGGTAATGTCATTATTCATGACGACAGGGAGTGGCGCACCAGATACGGTGGCGTATTTTGGGAGCGTCAAAGCCTGGATGTTCTTAATGTGTCTTGGCTTAGTGAATTTTGTCTTCTTGAGTAAGATTTTTAAATATTCAAATAAGTGAGCTAGGACTATTGATGATTGCGTGGCCAATCACGAATATCTTTTTCTTCGTGATTAGCTTTATTCCAAGTAAGAATAATTGGCTCAATTTCGTCTGACGTGGAATTTATAAAATGTGATGAGATGTATGATGCCACTGCGTGCCTGAAAATCACATTGTGCACCGAGATGGAAGCACATGCCCAAGCCACGTGCTTATGCCTGAGGTACGGCAACGCAAAACATTCCAGCAGTTTGTTTTCAACAAACAACTGAATCTAATCAAAAACCGATTAGATTAGCCTTCCAGGCTGAATGTCTGTCTTGGGCAATTCGGGATAGCTGGCAGTCTAATGGCTAAAGCCAAAAGACTGCTCACATTTGTAGCTACGCTGGACAAATAAGGCCCGGTCGGCTCTACCCTCAGCGACAAACCTGACACATGGTGTCACGTCCCATTTCGGTGTAAAGCCTGGCGGCCACAATGTGATTTTCAGTCACTCCGCTAGATAAGCGTTGAACTATTGATTACCGCTAAACTTGCAGCGATAAGGATTACGGGGATACTGCTAGTCAGACTGCCTGCTCAAACTAACGAAGAGGCTGGAAACAGGCTGGACTTTAGCTCGCACCGTGATGGCATAATCAGTAACGGGTTTCGTTACTGATTATGGATTTGTGAAGATGGTTACCGCGTTAGCGAACCAAGCTTCGCAAACATTTGAAGACCGCACTGTGGCTTCAAATGCTTGTCTTCCATCACGGTGTCCAGACTGGTTCCAGCCTCGTAGTGGAAATCAATCTGAGACACATATCCAAATTCCACGCTAGAAAAATTTTAGCCGAATAATTAAATAAGTATGTTAGCTGGAGCTAGGACTAAATTTGTCTTAGCTCTTTTTAATGCAGTCAAGGTATTGCGGATTTTATAGGAGAAGCATGTAAAATATTTCAGCGTGTTAAAGAAATATGTTAAAGTGAAAAGATAATATTTTAATCAAAAAGGGGATGAGTACATTGGCAAGTAACCAATTTAACGATGAAAAAGTTCCAACCCGCGTAATCCTGGCAATCGCTGGTGCCGGCGTGTTATCGTTCACGGGGATTCTTAGTGAAACATCATTGAACGTGACATTTCCTCACTTGATGCACGAATTTGGGGTCAACATTGCGATGGTGCAATGGGTAACGACGGCCTATCTGTTGGCAGTGTCCTTAGTGATGACAACTTCGGCTTTCTTCAAAGCAACGCTCTCATCACGCCGGATCTTCTTGATGGGCTTTATTTCCTTTATTGCTGGTGTGTTTATTTCAGCTTTAGCACCGACATTTCCGATTTTGATTCTGGGACGGTTGGCGTCCGGTGTTGGGACGGGGTTCTTGATGCCGTTAATGTTTAATATCATCTTAACGAGTGTGCCTATCCGCCGAATTGGGACTTACATGGGAATCGGTGCGATGATTTCGTCAATGGCTCCAGCATTTGGCCCGACTTTTGGTGGGACGATGGCGTACTACTCTAACTGGCGTTATATTTTCTGGATTTTGGTGCCAATTGCGTTAATTGCGTTTGCGATTGGGATTAAAAACATTTCAAATACGAAACCAGCTAGTACCAAGCCATTGCAGTTCGACTTTACCCGGTTTGGCCTGCTTGGGGCGACTTATTTCTTGATTTTATACGGTCTGGCATCAGTTGGCGCCGAAGGTAAAGTTGGTGTGCAATTTTTTGTCCCATTAGGAATTGCGTTAGTGTTAATTGCAATTTTTATTCGCTTATCGCAAACGGCAACGCGGATGTTCTTGAATATTCGGATTTTCAAAAATAAAGCGTTTGTGTACAGTGTCATTATTTATATGATTGTGCAATTTTCTAACTTGGGAATGAACTTCATGCTACCAAACTTTGGGCAAATCGTGCTTGGTGCGACGTCGTTGTTTGCGGGGCTAATGTTGTTTCCCGGTAGTGTGGTCGGTGCAGTGGCAAACCCATTGTTTGGCCGCATGCTAGATAAGATGGGACCCAAAAAACCGTTGTATCTTGGTAATACGATTTTCACAGTGTTACTGATTGCTTTTGCGTTAGCGGGTACACACTTATCGATTCTGTCAGTGATGGTCTTCTACCTACTCTTCACGATTGGCCGTAGTATGACTTACGGTAATGTGATGGCCAATGGGTTGCGTGAGATTCCTGCTGAATTACGACCTGATGGAAATGCTATTTTTAATACTTTCCAACAAATCGCCGGTGCGTTAGGAACTACGGTGATGTCATTATTTATGACAATGGGACCGGGCAGTGAACGAGTTAATGCGCAAGATGGTAGTATCCGGGCATGGATATTCTTAGCGTTGCTAGGGCTATTGAATTTCTGGTTATTAAGCCAAGTCTTCAAGCATGGTAACAATGAAATTCCAGCAACCGCCGAGTAAAAATACGAACAAAATAAAGGAAGTGGGGCAAAAGGTGATTTGCAACCTTGATATAATGAAACTTAATTCGTCAGCGATAGCGAGCGTGGTGATGAATTAAGTGAGTTATATCAACGGTTACAGCCTTTTGTCCCACGTTAATAAGCCGAATTTCTACCTTACTAAGATAAGGAGAAATTCGGCTTATTTTGCAGGCTGGACAATTTATGTCCCAGCCCCTTTTACTGTAGGAGCGATATTCAATTTTAGGTGGAGACTAGGCTGCTACACCGAGAAGCGAGCTATGTTCGGGAAAAGTTTGCCGGAACAAAGCGTTTAAGCTGTACATTTTACGCACACCATTAACACTGAGGCGGACATATAGGTAACCGCGCCCGTGGACTGTTGCACGTAGTGACTTGAACTTGCGGACATGGCCGCTTTCATCAACTGATTCTAAGCGAAATACTTCACCGGCAGGGTTCATGCCGTAGGTACCTTCAAATCCAGGAATAGTTCGTAATTTTGTCATGTATTAGTCTCCGTAATCGATTTTGTTCGTGTGCAAGTGGTAAAACACGAATGATTTCTTAACCACAAGATTTATTATAAAGTAAATACGAACAATTGCAAGTGATGCGCCTAAAAAGATACATGTTTTACGTGAAATTAACACTGAAGCGGGGCGAAAGGCGATTAGAAATCGATTGTTCGTAAATAGGCCTGATTTCTACCTTACACTACAATAAGGAGAAATCAGGCCTATTTTTCGAGCTGGATAATTTATGTCTCAGCTCGATTATTATTTACCGGTTGCTTGTGCGCCGGCATCTTTTGGTAAGGTTAGTATTTCAAATAATGGGTATAACGAAATTACAGCGAGGATTAAAAACGTCCATTTGAAAGCACTGGCGGTATTAAACAAATTGCCAAAACCAGCTAGTCCGGCTGCCGCAAAACCAATTCCGAGCGCCTGTGACAAATTCTGAGCTACCGATGAAAGAGTATTCGCAGAGTTTTTTTGCTCCCGCGATAGATCGGCAAAACTTAAGCCATTATAGGCGGTCAATGCTAATGAACGGCCAACCCCAGACACAAGGGCCGCAAACATAATCCAGAATGCGGGAGTGTTTGGGGTGACAAAGGCTAAGCCAATCGTGGCGAGAAAGGCCAAGCCTAACGCAATAACGATTGCGCCACGATATGAGAACTTTTGAATAATTGGGGTAGTAAAGGGCTTGATACCAATGTTACCAACGAAGATGAACAGGACGTAGGTTCCAGCGCGGGCAGCTGACCAGTGGAATGAAGTCTGGAGCATTAACGTCAACATATATGGCAAGGCCCCAATTGTCATCCAAAAGATTGAACCACCGGTTTGAAAGACCCGAAAAGTTGGAATTTTGAGCGCTTCTAGTGAGAATAAGGGATGCTTAACACGTCCTAAATGGCGGAAGGCAAACATTCCAATTGCGATTGCCACGATGAAGAGAACGATAACTAGGGTTTTGGATACAGCAGCATTTGTAATCAATTCCGAAGCTATCAAAACACCAGCCGCCGCGAGCCCGACTAGAATAAATCCCAAGGCATCAAAAGGTGCCGGCTTTGGTGATTGGTCATCGACAATTGTTTTACGACCAATCAAAATAATTGCGATACCGATGGGCACGTTGATTAAGAATATCCAATGCCAAGTTGTATAAGTTACGATGAGGCCACCAAGTAATGGGGCGATAACTGGTGCCATGAGTGCCGGCCATACTAAAAACGAAATCATCTTCAAGAGGTCGCGGGGTTCGGTTTGTTCGAGCACGATTAAACGCCCAACGGGAACCATCATGGCACCCGCGATACCTTGAAAGATCCGCATTGTTAGTAAGAAACCAAAACTTGGGCTTAAGGCGCTTAATAGGGAGCTAATCGCAAAGATACCAACGGCCGTAATAAAGAGGCGTTTTCGTTGCCAGATAGTCGCAAGCCACCCACTCAAAGGAATGAAGATGGCGACGGCGAGCATATAGGTACTAACTAATAAACTGGTGGTACTACTTGCAACGTGAAAGTCACGACTAAGAGTTGGTAAGGCAGTCGTAATAATAGTTCCATCAAGAACTTCCATGAAAAGGCTCGCAGCAATCACGAGGGCAGTTTTGATTCGAGAGGGCATGATTTATTACCTCGATTTAATGAAAAGAACTTACCATTTTTGGCAAGTTCCAGCAATGTTACTTATTAGCAATGATTTTGATTGTGTTATCTTCAAAATCTTTAATCGTAAAGACGACTTTTTGGCCTTCTTCAACGGGTTCGCCAACTTGGGTCACGTAATAACTTGCTAAGTGGTTAGCAAGTTCAGCTTGATGATCTTTAACGGTTAAAGTGAGTTCAGTTGGTTCAGCATTTTCATCTAAAACTAAACGTTCTTGTTGCAAGATGAGATGTTCAAAATTTTCGTGTTCAACAACGGGAATGTCAAATACTTCGTGAAAGAACCGAAATTCACGCGCAGCATTCTTAACTGGAATTGTGTGGGTACTAATAGTTTTTGGTTTCATGGGACGGCTCCTTCTATAACAAATAATATGTAAAATAACCGTTGACTAGTATACCATTTTCAGCTCGGAATGGCGTCCTTTTGGTGGGGGATAAGTCGCAAGTTGACCCAAAATCTGCTATAGTTATTAGAAGTATTTTTTTGCACACGTCGGAACTTGCGATTTATCCGCATTCCGTTTCAAGTCCGAAAGAGGGTAGAAATGGCATTATTAGAAGTCAGCGACTTATCAATGAGTTATGCTGAAAAGAAATTGTATGAAGATGCTGAATTTCAGCTGAACAAAGGTGAACACATGGGGATTGTCGGCCAAAATGGGGCTGGTAAATCAACGTTAATCCGCATTTTAACTGGGCAAACGTTACCTTTGAATGGGAAAATTAAATGGCAAAATAACATCCGCGTCGGGTATTTGGATCAATACGCTGATATTCCAGCGGGGATGACTTTGATTGATTTCTTACACACGGCGTTTGCAGAGTTATTCGCCAAAGAAAAAGAAATGACCGAATTGTACACGGAGTACGCGAATACCCTGGAAGACAAATATTTGGACCGGGCCGGGCGCTTGCAAGAACAATTGGATGCCCGTGATTTTTACAATATTGAAACTGAAATCGAACGCGTCATTAGCGGGTTGGGTTTGAATTCAATTGGGCGTGATCACATTATTAGTGAAATGTCAGGTGGGCAACGTTCTAAAATTATTTTAGCGAAGCTGTTGCTAGAAAATGATGACGTCATTATTCTGGATGAACCAACGAACTACTTGGATACGAGTCACATCGAGTGGTTAATTGATTACCTCCAAAATTTCGAAGGCGCTGCGATTGTAATTTCCCATGACTATGACTTCTTAGAACAAGTTACTAATTCAATTGCGGATGTTGGTTTAGGAAAAATCACCAAGTACCGTGGGAGTTTCCAACAAGCCATGCGACAAAAAGAAGAACGTAAAGTTTCACAACAACGCGCATTTGAACAACAACAAGTGGTAATTGAAAAAGCCCAAAAGTTCATTTCAAAAAACAAAGCAGGTTCAAAATCAAACCAAGCCAAGTCACGTGAAAAAATGTTGGATAAACTTGAACGGGTAACGCCGCCGGACGATAACATGCGAGCTTCGTTTGATTTCCCATACCTCGATACAGGTTCACAGAATGCCCTTGCAGTTAATGAAATCTCCGTGGGTTATGTGACCCCATTGCTTTCACCAGTAACATTTACGATGACTCATGGTGAAAAAGTCGTGTTCAAGGGTTTTAACGGGGTTGGTAAATCAACGTTAATCAAGTCAATTCTGGGGGTTATTCCAGCTTTGTCAGGGGATGCCGAATTTTCACCATCGGCCCACGTTAATTACTTTGATCAGGATTTGGAATGGGATGACGATAGCATGACACCGCTAGAAGTAATGCGTGATGCGTTCCCATTACTGGAACCAAAGACAATTCGGACACGCCTTGGGGCAGCCGGGATTAATGCGGCCAATGCGATGAAGGAAATGCGGCTCTTATCTGGTGGTGAACAAACTAAGGTTAAGATTGCGTTGATGGAACTGACACCAGCTAATTTCTTGATTTTAGATGAACCAACGAACCACTTGGATGACGAAACCAAGGACGGCTTGAAGAAGGCATTGAAAAAATTCCCAGGCAACCTAATTTTAGTTTCGCACGAGGAATCCTTCTACAAAGACTGGATCACCAAGGAGCTCAACGTAGAAAGCCTAT
This is a stretch of genomic DNA from Periweissella cryptocerci. It encodes these proteins:
- a CDS encoding helix-turn-helix domain-containing protein encodes the protein MFPERLRALRRGRHITLEVLAEALNEQLTSDEKPNTSSQIGNWERGIRTPSYIEVRKLAEYFNVSLDYLVGKIDHEEIDIAMLFLSGSRLTFNHEPLDNQDRYEIFQLIDGYVHGKAGRDAIIPIDHQEELDLFS
- a CDS encoding alpha/beta hydrolase — encoded protein: MRTGKKVCIWIASIVGVLVVILFAAGMYFFHVAEVRAPKSFINSTPMAKSNPAYAYRESFSKLKKQTWYQTTPGGLKLDAWYVPAAKTTNKTAVIAHGFDGNKEKMAEYGEMFHRLGYNVLIPDDRAAGASQGNLIGYGWTDRKDYVRWINQVIQKNGDSNIIMFGVSMGGATTMMTSGEKLPSNVKAFIEDCGYDNVYNETAYQAGELYNLPGFPLVNIVSAISKVRAGYSYFEASSVKQLHKNKRPMFFIHGAKDDFVPTKMVYKNYAATKGPKELWIVKGAKHAKSFETNPAVYQAKVATFLAKYDK
- a CDS encoding M3 family oligoendopeptidase, with protein sequence MTYSQNWDLDSIFPGGVDSPQLADKMSLIALQIQDFSTTIQNFDVTADAPAFATFVALTNEAQTIEAGLLQVSVFVSALISDDFSNTNLTAKNAEVDNLKAQYADPSAKFKKLLANIDATNWAAIIAIPALKEIVFNLNEMRQEAGELLDDATENLITQLELDGYSAWSSHYDTIAAGLSMPFTDENGVTTTISAGQALNHLEGYPDAKVRENLLAGYEKMWGDAEGLVGDTLNHLAGFRLTNYKAHGTKDYLKLPLHLNRMSQATLDAMWDTVSKNKEMLKKYFVRKAQLMGKEALGFQDIYAPIHAGDFEAKDLSYDDAAEFIMANFAKFSPKMAALAKRAFENNWIESENRPGKQPGGYMEAVPELGESRIFLTFTGSPNDASTIAHELGHSFHTSVLTDLPFWRGGYAMNVAETASTFAELVVNDAKLQAATSDAERVTLLDAKLNNPVAMMMNIHARYLFENKFYKLRQQKLVTPAELNQLMTEAQEEAFDGALDKLHPHFWASKLHFYIDDVPFYNFPYTFGFLFSLGIYAQAQKTENFEDQYIALLRDTANMSTEDLAQKHLGVDLTKPDFWQAGADLVAKDVQDFLDVTEQFVK
- a CDS encoding MFS transporter, with the translated sequence MAQTEKNVPKVKVPRQVILAIVATGIMSFAGIMSGTSMNVTFPTIMEEFQINIATVQWVTTAYLLAVSLIMTTSAYFKAILAPRKIFIMGFIAFLLGVCTSALAPTFAILLVGRIIAGVGTGLLMPLMFNIILTGVPLSRIGTFMGIGSMILQMAPAFGPTVSGTMTYYANWRYIFWVLIPVALIAFVIGLRNIATTQPKIAKPVQFDFLRFGLLGGTYFALLYGLASIGEYGGIGIQFIVPLLIAIGLMTIFIKRSQVATKMFLNVQVFKHKAFIYSLLIYMVIQFSNLGLNFMLPNFGIIALGMSVLFAGLMLLPGSLIGALVAPAFGRMLDTLGARKPLYLGNGIFTVTFALFVLLGNYMSAGVITILYLMFTLGRSMIFGNSMANGLRQLPAEIRPDGNAIFNTAQQIAGALGTTVMSLFMTTGSGAPDTVAYFGSVKAWMFLMCLGLVNFVFLSKIFKYSNK
- a CDS encoding SAM-dependent methyltransferase; the protein is MNPKQLKKLKKQVKQSVVKPYIEQLQYFADLYSDYPQIKLLINNALQADRLISQKMAPQPLPPLLLPDDIQNTIFTKLAAIYPAGDAQGDLEWDKLSSGLPKLDKLLRDFRDYLSTTYGMWAYTNSSFLGDLSTYTAGGSVLELMAGNGYISAGLRARNPKQVVYATDDTSWKQENATGAQPVTHIEALDALAALEKYGATVTYIIMSWSPDGVTIDVDVLNTIRNQYPAATFIVIGEKNGATDSKEFWQTASLEEIPELNAHYHTFDLIDERVYLVK